In the Manis javanica isolate MJ-LG chromosome 14, MJ_LKY, whole genome shotgun sequence genome, one interval contains:
- the LOC108401999 gene encoding olfactory receptor 14C36-like translates to MSKEKYPTLSDSSMVTEFVLLGFSDVLELRASHAVLFLLIYLATLTGNLLIVTVTTFDHLHTPMYFFPRNLSILDMYYISVTVPKACVIFLLDSAMISVAGCAAQIFLVLVFALPELLFLTVMARDHYVAVCLPLSYPAVMSPQVCVQMNLASILSAVVNSGFHTGNTFWPSFCQSNVVHQFFCDTPSLLRLSCSDTFSNEIAIFVCSVGIAGGCFAFIAVSYVYIFATVLRAPTGRERGKAFSTCVPHTLVLTVSVSSAAAVHVKPSSTPPTIQDTVTSMLYSIVPPLSNPVIYSLGNQQIKEAVQRTMRFY, encoded by the coding sequence ATGTCCAAAGAAAAGTACCCAACACTCTCCGACTCTAGCATGGTGACTGAATTCGTGCTTCTGGGATTTTCAGATGTGCTGGAGCTCAGAGCCTCGCACGCCGTGCTGTTCCTACTGATATACTTGGCGACCCTCACGGGGAACCTTCTGATCGTCACGGTCACCACCTTTGACCATCTTCACactcccatgtacttcttcccCAGGAATCTGTCTATCCTGGACATGTactacatttctgtcactgtgcCCAAGGCGTGTGTCATCTTCCTGCTGGATAGTGCGATGATCTCCGTAGCTGGATGTGCAGCTCAGATCTTCTTGGTGCTTGTCTTCGCTTTACCAGAGCTGCTGTTTCTCACCGTCATGGCCCGGGACCACTATGTGGCCGTCTGCCTGCCCCTCTCCTACCCTGCAGTCATGAGCCCTCAGGTCTGTGTCCAGATGAACCTGGCCTCCATCCTCAGTGCTGTGGTCAACTCAGGGTTCCACACTGGCAACACATTCTGGCCGTCCTTCTGTCAGTCCAACGTGGTCCACCAGTTCTTCTGTGACACCCCCTCCCTGCTGAGGCTCTCCTGCTCTGACACCTTCAGCAATGAAATCGCCATTTTTGTCTGTTCTGTGGGGATTGCAGGTGGCTGCTTTGCCTTCATCGCTGTGTCTTATGTTTACATATTTGCTACTGTGCTCAGGGCTCCAAccggaagagagagaggaaaggcctTTTCCACCTGTGTCCCTCACACCCTTGTGTTAACAGTGTCTGTCAGCTCAGCCGCTGCCGTGCATGTGAAGCCAAGCTCCACCCCGCCCACAATTCAGGACACGGTCACATCCATGCTCTACAGTATAGTCCCTCCCCTCTCGAACCCTGTTATTTATAGTCTAGGAAATCAGCAGATAAAGGAGGCTGTACAGAGAACTATGAGGTTTTATTAA
- the LOC108399863 gene encoding olfactory receptor 14C36-like: MANSTMVTEFLLMGFAEVLELRVLHALLFLLMYLATLLGNLLIISATTLDQNLHTPMYFFLRNLSILDVCYVSVTVPKACVNSLIDNRAISRAGCAAQVFLVIYCVYVELLFLTIMAHDRYVAICQPLHYPLIMNHQFCVWTTLVSLLSGLIYAGVHTGNTFRLSFCQSNVVHQFFCDVPSLLSLSCSDTFSSELLILIFAMGIGGGCFIFIAMSYLRIFSTVLKFPTRERGKAFSTCVPHILVFSVFLGSGSSVYLRPSGASDTVLDMILSVFYTIVPPFLNPVIYSLRSKQVKGALTKVVLRKTSSGKL; encoded by the coding sequence ATGGCCAATTCCACTATGGTGACTGAGTTTCTCCTCATGGGCTTTGCTGAAGTGTTGGAGTTAAGGGTCCTACATGCCCTATTATTCCTACTGATGTACTTGGCCACCCTGTTAGGGAATCTCCTCATCATCTCTGCCACCACTCTGGACCAGAaccttcacacacccatgtacttcttcctcaggaacCTGTCCATCTTAGATGTGTGCTATGTTTCTGTCACTGTCCCCAAAGCCTGTGTCAATTCCCTCATTGACAACAGGGCCATTTCAAGGGCTGGCTGTGCAGCTCaggtcttcctggttatttactgTGTGTATGTAGAGCTCCTATTCCTCACCATCATGGCccatgaccgctatgtggccatctgccagcccctccaCTACCCCCTCATCATGAACCACCAGTTCTGTGTCTGGACaacactggtctccctgctcagTGGCCTCATCTATGCAGGTGTGCACACAGGAAACACTTTCCGGCTGTCCTTCTGTCAGTCCAACGTGGTCCATCAGTTCTTCTGTGATGTCCCCTCTCTGCTGAGCCTCTCCTGCTCTGACACCTTCAGCAGTGAGCTCTTAATTCTTATCTTTGCCATGGGGATTGGTGGTGGCTGCTTTATCTTCATTGCAATGTCATACCTCCGCATATTTTCCACTGTGCTCAAGTTTCCCACCAGAGAGCGAGGCAAGGCCTTCTCCACGTGTGTCCCTCACATCCTTGTGTTCTCTGTCTTCCTCGGTTCTGGCAGCAGTGTGTACCTAAGGCCTTCAGGAGCCTCTGATACAGTTCTGGACatgattctttctgtattttataccATTGTTCCCCCATTCTTGAATCCTGTCATCTACAGTCTTAGAAGCAAACAGGTAAAGGGAGCTCTGACGAAAGTAGTATTAAGAAAGACTTCTTCAGGAAAACTATGA